The DNA region GCCTACTCCGATTCCGTAGCCCAGCACTTCGGGCGCAGATGATCCCTTGATGATGAGCTCGGATAGCGCGAAGTCTTTCTCGCCGACTTTATGCAGGAACTTTGATTGCGAGGTCAGGTCGGCAAAGGTGGCATGCAGGCGCCCTGCATCCAGGTCGATCTGCATCTGATCCAGCGTGTCGTAGTTTTTCAATGTGACGTCAGGCGCCATCTTGCGAAGGTAGTCGCCATGAGTGGTACCGCCCTGCACGCCGACGGTCTTGCCCTTCAGGCCGGCAAAGATGGCTTCCGCGCTGCTTGCGCTAACCAGGTCGCTGCTGCGCGGCAGCACGAAGATCGCGTCTTCCACGGCGTAAGGGATGCTGAAGGTAATGCGCTTGCTGCGCTCCGGCGTGACGGACATGCCCGAGATGATCAGGTCGAAGCGCTTGGCATCCAGTGACGGAATCAGGCTGTCGAACGCCTGGACCACGAAGCGGCAGTCCGACTGCAATTCCTTGCAAAGTGCGGCGCCGATATCGGCATCAAACCCGCTGACCTTGCCGGCTGCATCGACCATGCTCCAGGGGGGATAGCCGCCTTCGGTGCCTATCTTGATGGTGTCAGCAGCGGCTGGGCTCAGGGCGAACAGCGCCAGGCTCGCGCACAGCGCGGCGCTCTGTATGAATGGTTTGATCACGGTGTTTCCTTAGTGGATATTGGCGTTGCCGAAGACGTGATGTTACCAAAGTGGGGGGGCCGCGCGGCCCGCAGAGCAGCGGGCGTCGGGCGCCTGGCTTTTATTGCGTAGGCAGCAAAAACTGACGCAATCGCGGCGACTGTGGTTGGTCGAACAGGGCAGCCGGCGGGCCCTCTTCCTCGATCAGGCCATTGTGCATGAACAGGGTGTGGTCGGAAACCTCACGAGCGAACTTCATTTCGTGGGTAACGAGTATCATGCTGCGGCCTTCATCAGCCAGTTGCCGGATGACTCTAAGCACCTCGCCGACCATTTCAGGGTCCAGCGCAGAGGTCGGCTCGTCAAACAGCAAGACATCGGGGTTCATGGCCAAGGCCCGGGCGATGGCGACCCGTTGCTGTTGTCCGCCCGACAGCTCGGCCGGATAGGCATCGCGCTTGTCGGCCATGCCCACCTTGTCCAATAACTGCATGGCATGAGCTATGGCTTCGTCCCGCGCGATGCCCTGGACATGCACCGGACCTTCGATGACGTTGTGCAAGGCACTGCGATGCGACCACAAATTGAAGCTTTGAAAGACCATCCCCAGCCGGGCGCGTACCCGCTCGAGTTGGCGGGCGTCGCTGCTGACGACGACGCCGTCGCGTTTGCGGTGACTGCGCAGGACCTCGCCGGCGATATGAACCTCGCCCTGGTCGGGGACAACCAAATGGTTAATGCAGCGCAATAGCGTGCTTTTCCCTGAGCCGGAGGCGCCGATGATGGACAGCACATGTCCCTTTTCGGCGCTGAACGAGATACCGCGCAACACTTCATTGCTGCCGTAGGCCTTATGGATGTTCTCGACGCGAACGGCGTAATGCTCGATAGTCATGGCGCTAAATGGGACTGGAAAGCCCCATTTTAGCGGCATGACGCGACTGGCCTTTCTCCACTAAGGGGCGCGGCGCATTTCCGCCGGCGGGTATTTGATCTGCGCCCGGTACTTCGATACGGTGCGTCGCGCCACGATCACACCCTCGCGGGCCAGCTTGCTGGCCAGGGTGACATCGGAGAGCGGGTCCTTCGGGTTCTCTTCGTCGATCATCTCGCGGATGAGAGCGCGAACCGCTACGGCCGAACATGTGCCACCCGTCCGCGTGGCAAGCTCCCGGGAGAAAAAGTGTTTGAACTCGAAGATCCCGCGAGGCGACGCCAGGTACTTATTGCTGGTCGCACGCGATACCGTGGACTCGTGCATGCCCAGTTCGTCGGCGATCTCGCTAAGCATCATGGGACGCAGTGCGATCTCGCCGTAGTCGAAGAAGGTTTGTTGCCGAGCCACGATAGCTTGTGCGACCCGCTGTATGGTGCTGCTGCGCTGCTCCAGGCTGCGCATCAGCCAGCGCGCCTCCTGCAGCGCTTGCGCCATCAGGGAGCGTTCGCTGTAGCGGGTCTCGCGGAACATCTGGGCGTAGGCGTTATTCAGGCGCGCCTGGGGAATGGCGTCATCATTGGGAACAGCCACCCACAGCTTGCCCACCTTGCGCACCACGACGTCCGGGATGACATAGCAGGCGGGATCGACATTGCTGTAGCGGCGCCCGGGCCGCGGATCCAGCTTGCGTATCAACATGCAGGCTTCCTGGATGTCGTCCGCCGGATGATGGAGCGACTTGGCCAAGCCTGCATAGTCGCAGCGTCCCAGGCGATCCAGGTGGCCGTCAACGATGGTCATGGCCAGCGCGCGACCGGGGGTGTCGTCCGGCATGCCTTGCAATTGCAAGGTCAGGCATTCGGCCAGGTTGCGGGCGCCCAGACCGTTAGCGGCCAGTTGCTGGACCAGCCGCAACGCCACTTCCCACTCTTCGTTGCTGGCCGGAGGCGAGAATTGCGAGGGTTCGGCCAGCTCGGCAAAGGGCACGCGCAAGTAGCCGTCGTCGTCTATGGCTTCGATAATGAACTCGACCATATAGCGGTCCCGTTCGCTTAACTGATAGCCGCACAGATCGGCCCGCAAGGACTCGTGCAGGCTGGTTTCGCTACGCGCCCATTGGCCAACGTCGGTGTCGGGATGGTCGTTGTTGCGGCTGGCCGGATAGTCGCCGGAATAGCTGGCCGCGGACTCGCTGGTATCGGGGGCGATATGCTGGGTTTCCGGCATGTCGTCGCCGGGCGAGTCGTCCGATGCCGCGTCGCCCATGATGATGTCCTCATGGTTCTGGCCATGCAGCTCGTTGTCGGGCAGGATCGTGCCTTGCCCCTTATCTGCTGTTACGCCATCGCTTTCCTCTTGCTCTTCGAGAAAGGGGTTATTGGCGATAGCTTCAGCCACCTCGCGGCTGAAATCCAGCGTCGACATTTGCAGCAACTTTACGGACTGCTGCAACCGAGGCGTCAAGGTGGTTTGTTGGCGAGCCTGCAGCTCATAAGTCATTTGTCCCACTTCGTGTCTCCCTTATTGAATTCACGTTGAACACACGCATTGCTGTTCACGCAAAAGGCATGCCAACTTAAACGGACGGTTTTTCAAGCTGTGTCGGAATCTTGCCGGACGCCCGCGAGGCGTGGATTTGCGCGCCCTCGCGCAGGTAAGCAAATTTATCCGGCCCGCAATTTGCTGATGGCGGCCCGGCCAGAGCGGGGCAGCGGTTCTAGATAAATTACCGAGCGGTGTAAGAAGTGCTGCAGCTCATTTGGCGGCGAAGCGGCGGTCTGCCGTCATGACGTCTCGGCACAACGCTTGCTGTGGCAGGGTGTCGCGGGTGGCCCGCCAGACGGCGGTCGTTCGCATCCAATTCTGAAGGAGACGAGAGTGAGCAACCATCAATCGGGACGGGGCAACCGTTCGCATCACGACAACAGAGGCGATTACGACGACTCCTTCGCAGACCAGCGTGATCCCCAGCATGGCATGGGCAATCGCCCGAGACATTGGCAGGGCAAGGACTCTGGAGAGCACGGTGCCTACCGCGACGAGCCAGAATTCGACAGACGTTCCTATGGCACGGGTAACCAATACGGCGAGGCGGGAGCCCACGCACGCAGGCAGAGCCAGCAGCGGCGCCGTGACGGCGGGTTCGCGCCGGATGACCATGGCTCTGACGACTTTGGCCGAGGCAACGAAACGGTGCGGGACGAGCGGGATGAGCCGGGCCGGTATAGCGGCGCGCATGCAGCCCGGCCCGGACAGGGCTTGCGTAGCCGCAGCGCCGATCCCGGACAAAGCAGCTATGGCGGATTTGTCAACGAGGATCCCCGCTTTCAGCGGCAGCAGTTGGAGCATTACGAAGGTGGGCGAGGTTATCCGGGCTATCACCACAGCGCACAAGGCGGTCAGCAAGCCGGCTCGCGCAGCGAGCGCCAGCAGCACGCCTATGGTGGCCGCCCTACGATGCCCAAGGGCTACCAGCGCTCCGACGAGAGGCTGATGGATGACGTATGCGAGCGCCTTAGCCGCCGTGGGCTGGACGTGCGCGAGGTGTCGGTGCAAGTTTCTGCCGGCACGGTGTCATTGGAAGGCAGCGTAGCGGACAGGCGAACCAAGCATGCGATCGAAGACTGCGTTGACGGCGTTCCCGGCGTGCAAGACGTCGACAATCGTATCCGCATCACTCGTGACGGTGGGGCGAGCGCCTCGTCCAGAGGAGAGTGATCATGCACAGGATAGCCATCGTTAGCGAACATGCCTCGCCCATTGCGCAAGCGGGAGGGGTGGATAGTGGCGGCCAGAACATCTATGTGGCCAATGTTGCGCGCCAGCTGGCGGCCCTGGGCCACCGCGTCGACGTTTTCACACGACTGGACAATCCCTATTTGCCTGAAGAGATGGATTGGGATCTGGGCGTGCGGATCGTGCATGTTCCTGCCGGTCCGGCGCGCACCATGCCCAAGGAAGATCTGCTTGCACACATGGACGACTTCGGGGCCTGGATGGCCAACTATGTCGCGACGCGCGACGAACCCTACAGTCTGATACACGCCAACTTCTTCATGTCGGCCATGGCGTCCCTGCCTGTGGCGCGCCGCGCCGCAATTCCGCTGGCTGTGACCTTTCACGCATTGGGGCGGGTAAGGCGCCAACATCAGGCGGAGGCGGATCGTTTTCCCGACGCCCGATTCCGGATCGAGGACGATATCGTGCGCCACGCCGACCGCATCATCGCGGAATGCCCGCAAGATCGCCTTGATCTGATCGAATTGTATGGCGCGGACGCCGAGCGCATCGACATGGTTCCTTGTGGCTACGACCATAACGAGATGCGGCCAATGGATCAGGCCGGCCAGCGCGCTGAGTTGGGATGGGAAGCCGATACCTTTTATTTGCTGCAGCTGGGAAGGATGGTGCCTCGCAAGGGTATTGATAACGTCATCTCGGCACTGAGCCGTTTGCGCAAGAGGTATGGCGTGAATGCCCGGCTGTGCGTCGTGGGGGGCGAGGCGGCGGACTCATCCACGGGTGATGCCCCCGAACTCGCGCGCCTCAAGGCGGTCGCGCAGGCGGAAGGCGTAAGAGATTACGTCGATTTCGCAGGGCGCAAAGGCAGACGCCTGCTGTCGCGCTATTACGGCGCGGCAGACGTGTTTGTGACGACGCCCTGGTACGAGCCGTTTGGCATCACGCCGGTCGAAGCCATGGCTTGCGCGCGTCCGGTGATAGGGTCTGATACCGGCGGCATACGCTATACCGTGGTCGATGGCGATACCGGTTTCCTGGTACCACCAAAAGACCCGGATGCATTGGCTGCCCGACTGGCCCTGCTGGCCGGTAACCCGGCATTGGGCAAACGCATGGGCGCCGCCGGTGCCCGGCGCGCCAAGCGGCTATTCACTTGGGAGAAGGTCGGAAGCGACCTGGCGCAGGTGTTCGACGAGTTGGTTCCCGGAACGGTGACTTCAGCGGCAAGGCCTGCGTGGCGCGCCGCGCAACGGCTTTCGGCGTAAGGGTCAAAAACAAGAAAGGGTGACTTATGGGGAAGGATGACTTCGGTACCTTGCAAGGGCGGGTGGTACTCGTGACCGGTGCGGGTCGCGGCCTGGGCGCGGCAATCTGCGAGACGCTGGCCGCCGATGGCGCTTATATCGTGGCGACGGATGTGAACGAGGAATCGGCCTTATCGATCGTGGACAAGATCAAGAGCGCCTCAGGAGAGGCCTGCGGGTTTCAGCTTGATGTCGGGGACGAGCAACAGGTTCAGCAAGTGCTCGCTGCTGCGGTCCAGCACTGCGGGCGCCTGGACGCGGTGATCAACAACGCCGGCATCGATGTGACGGTGGGCATACGCGAGCTGGACAGCGCCGATTGGGACAGAGTGCTGCGGACCAACCTGACCGGGCCTTTTCTGCTGGCCAAACATTGCCTGGCACACCTGGCGCCCGGTGGCCACATCGTGAACATTGCGTCGACTGCGGCAAGACGGGCCTGGCCCAATGCCAGCGTTTATCACGCCAGCAAGTGGGGCCTGATGGGCTTGACCCACGCCCTGCATGCAGAACTACGATCCGTAGGGGTCAAAGTGTCGGCCGTGATTGCGGGCGGCATGCGCACGCCTTTCCTGTTGGATCGCTTTCCCGACATTGACGCATCGCTGCTACAAGATCCCTTGAATGTGGCCAGGGCAGTCAAGTTCGTGCTGACACAGCCGCCCGAAACCGTGATCCCCGAGGTCATGGTCCTACCGATGAAGGAGACTTCCTGGCCATGACCGCAGCGATATTTCTGGACAAGGACGGCACCTTACTGGCTGATGTGCCGTACAACGTGGATCCCAGACGGATGCAGTTTGCCCCGGGGGCCAAGGCGGGGTTGGCCCGCCTCGGCGCCCTGGGCGTGCCTCTCATTGTGGTGAGCAATCAGCCTGGCGTGGCATTGGGCAAATTCAGCATTGGCGACTTGGTCCCCATGCGCCGGCACCTGGAGCAAATGTTCCTGTTGGCAGGCGCCAAACTGGATGGCTTTTACTATTGCCCTCATCATCCCCAAGGCGTGCACCCGGCCTATACCATCATCTGCGATTGCCGCAAACCGGCGCCTGGCTTGCTCACGATTGCAGCGCAGCGGCGCGGTATAGATCTGACATCGTCGTGGTTTGTTGGCGATATCCTGGACGATGTCGAAGCAGGCCGGCGCGCGGGGTGCCGCACCTTGCTGATCAATAATGGCAATGAAACGGAGTGGCGCAAGAGCGATTGGCGCACGCCCGACCAGATGGAACCCGACCTGGATGCTGCAAGCCGGTGGATCTGCAGCCAGTTCAGCAGACAGGCGGAGCGGATGTGGGCATGACGACGTCGGCTATGGACTGGAGCAAGGCGCAGAACATCCTGTGCGTGCGCCTGGACAACATGGGTGATGTGCTGATGACTACGCCCGCCATCCGGGCAATCAAGACTGCCCGGGCGCAGCGACACCTGACCCTCATGGCGTCCGCCTCGGGTGCCGTGTTGCGGCCCCACCTGACGGAGGTCGACGATCTTATCGTCTACGATGCCGCCTGGGTCAAGAATGATTCCTCCGGCAACGAGGCCGACAGGGCCATCATCGATACCTTGGCGGCGCGTCAGTTCGACGCCGCAGTCATCTTCACCGTGTTCAGTCAAAGCGCCCTGCCTGCGGCATTGATGTGCCATCTGGCCGGCATACCCCGGATACTGGCGCACGCGCGCGAAAACCCCTACCGTCTGTTGAACCCCTGGGTGCGCGATACCGAGCCGCAAAGCGGGATCAGGCACGAGGTGCAGCGCCAGCTTGATCTGGTGGCGGCGGTCGGCATGGCTTGTGGCAATACACAGCTGTCGTTCCAGACCCGCGAGGCGGACCGGCTGGCATTGCGGGCCATCTTGCGCCGCCACGAGGTCGATGCGCCGGGTGGCTGGATCGTTGCCCATTGCGGCGCCACAGCCGAATCGCGACGTTATGGCGCCGCAGGCTTTGCCCGCGCTTTGTCGTTGCTGCAGCAGCAGGGACGTACCGTACTGTTGACCGGTACCGAGGCGGAGCGCGGCCTGATACAAAGCATACGCGGCCGCTGCGCGCCCGGCCTTGCCGTGGTCGACCTGACAGGGTGCCTGTCCTTGGGTCAATTCGCCTGCCTGATCGAAGATGCCGACCTGCTTATATCGAACAACACGGGTCCCGTCCACATTGCCGCGGCGGTGCAGACGCCGGTAGTGGACCTTTACGCACTCACGAACCCGCAACATACCCCGTGGCAGGTAGCTCACCGATTGTTGTCGCACGACGTGCCTTGCAAGTATTGCTATCGCAGCGTTTGCCCGCAGGGAGACAACGCATGCCTGAATGGGGTTGCGCCCGAAGCGGTCGCCAGGGCCGCCTGCGAACTGCTGGAGGAGACGGCATGCACACTTTAGGAATCAACGCCGCGTTTCACGATTGCTCCGCCGCGCTGGTGCGCGATGGCCTCGTGGTCGCGGCAGCGGAGGAAGAGCGCTTTACCCGCATCAAGCATGGCAAAAGACCAGTGCCATTTTCGACCTGGCAATTGCCCTACCATGCGATCGACTATTGCTTGCAGGAAGCCGGCATCCATTTGCGCGACGTCGATCATATTGCGTATTCGTTTGATCCTGCCTTGTTGATCCCGGCCCTCGCGCCGGACGGGAGGATGTCGCTGCCGCTGGAGCCATCCGCAGCCCGGCATGTCGAAGGAAACGGATCGCCCTGGGACCCGCTGTTCCTGTCCTACATCATTAATGCCCCACGCCAGCTCGTGGACGGCGTACCCCATCACCTGCAGCAACGCTATGCCGGCACAACACTGGACCACGTCATGGCACGCTGGCAGTTCGTCGAGCATCATCTTAGCCACGAAGCCAGTGCCTTCCTGGCCAGCCCATACCAGGAGGCGGCGGTGTTGACCATGGATGGGCGGGGCGAACGGGCGTCGACCAGCTATGGGCACTATCGCGATGGCAAATACGAAAGGCTGCGACAGATCAATCTGCCGCATTCGCTGGGCCTGCTGTACGAAGAGGTGACCCGGTATTTGGGCTTCCTGCACTCGTCCGACGAATACAAGGTGATGGCGCTGGCTTCGTATGGACGTCCCGCCTACGTCAACGAGTTTCGAGAAATCCTGCGGTCCGACGATGCCGGTGGATACACCGTCGAGCCCAGCAGGCTGGTCGCGCGCTTCGGGCCGGCGCGAATTCGTGGCGCAAGCTTTGATGCGCAGCACATGGACATTGCGCATTCACTGCAACAGGTGCTGGAAGAAACCGTATTGGACATGGCCAGGTGGCTGCACCATACGACGCAGTCGCCCAACCTTTGCATGGCCGGCGGCGTGGCGCTCAATTGCGTCATGAACGGCAGGCTGGCCGCTGAGGGTCCCTTCGACAATATATGGGTGCAGCCGGCGGCCGGCGATGCCGGCACATCGCTGGGTGCTGCGCTCTGGGTAGATAGCCTCAATCGGGAAACCACGGATCGTTCCTGGGAGATGGATCACGCCTATCTTGGCCCGGCATTCGACGATGAAGAAATCGAGGCCTTCCTGCAGCGCTCCCGCACCCCCTACACGCGCCTGGACGATATCGCCGAGGTAACGGCCACACTGCTTGCCGACGAAAAGATCATTGGATGGTTCCAGGGGCGGATGGAATTCGGCCCGCGCGCGCTGGGTGCCCGGTCCATCCTGGCCTCGCCGCGCGACAGCGCGATGCAATCGCGCTTGAACGAGCTTAAAGACAGGGAGGACTTCAGGCCGGTTGCTCCCGTGGTGCTGGCCGAGCGGGCGCACGAATGGTTTGATGCTCGCGGCAAACCATCAATTACTGCGCCGTTCATGCTTTTTGTGTTTGATGTGCTGGCCGACAAAGCGGACCAGATACCAGCCGTAAGGCACACCGACGGTACGGCCAGAGTGCAAACGGTGACCCGGGGGCAGCACCCAGTATTGCACCGGCTGCTGCAGGCGTTCGAACAGAAAACGGGCGTGCCCGTGCTGGTCAATACTTCGTTCAATACGCGTGGCGAGCCGGTCGTGTGCACACCGCGGGACGCATTGGAGTCATTCTGGACGTCGCCGCTGGACGCATTGGTGATCGGCAGTTTCCTGGTGGAGAAGACCCGATGAGCGCGCCGGTACCTGTCATCTCAGTGGTCGTCCCGACTTATCAACGACCCGACTTGCTGGAACGCTGCCTGGCTGCGTTACTGAAGCAAACATTGGCACGGGATGCCTACGAGATCATCGTTTGTGACGATGGCCCGAGCCGCGCTGCGCAAGACCTGGCCGAGGCGGCTAACGAGCGTACCGAGGGCCGGCCCCAGGTGCGGTACTTCCCGGTGACACGCACGCAAGGGCCGGCCGGCGCCCGTAACGTAGGATGGCAAGCGGCGCGGGCCGAGCTCATCGCTTTCACCGATGACGACACCGTACCCGAGCCGGCATGGCTGGAGGCGGGCGTTCAGGCGATGGCTTCCGGCGTCGAGGCCGCCGCCGGTCGTATTGTCATGCCGCTGCCAGAGCGGGCCACAGATTACGAGCGCGACGCCGCGCGCCTGGGCGAAGCCGAGTTCGCAACGGCCAATGTATTCGTCCGACGTAGCGCGCTGGCATCGGTCGGTGGCTTTGACGAGCGCTACACGCAGGCATGGCGCGAGGATTCCGATCTGCACTTCTCCTTGCTGGAGCGTGGTTACACCATTGTCCCGGCGCCGGGCGCTGTTGTCATACACCCCTTGCGGTCGGCCCGTTTCGCGGCAAGCATCAGCAGCCAGAAAAAAGTCATGTACGACGTCCTGCTCTATCGCAATCATCCACGCTTGTATCGCGAGCGAATTCGGCGCACGCCGCCCTGGCTTTATACGGCAGTTACGGCCACCTTGCTGGCAGGTGTGTGCAGCGTGCTGGCCGGTTGGCAGAGCTTGGGATTCGCATCCTTGCTGGTGTGGGCCGTGCTGACCTTGCTCTTCTTTTTCCGGCGCTTGCGCCTTAGCGCCTTTACCTTGCG from Pollutimonas thiosulfatoxidans includes:
- a CDS encoding transporter substrate-binding domain-containing protein, yielding MIKPFIQSAALCASLALFALSPAAADTIKIGTEGGYPPWSMVDAAGKVSGFDADIGAALCKELQSDCRFVVQAFDSLIPSLDAKRFDLIISGMSVTPERSKRITFSIPYAVEDAIFVLPRSSDLVSASSAEAIFAGLKGKTVGVQGGTTHGDYLRKMAPDVTLKNYDTLDQMQIDLDAGRLHATFADLTSQSKFLHKVGEKDFALSELIIKGSSAPEVLGYGIGVGINKDNTELKAKVDAALCKLINDGTVKTSSEKWFDIDISNYEVCKK
- a CDS encoding ABC transporter ATP-binding protein, with translation MPLKWGFPVPFSAMTIEHYAVRVENIHKAYGSNEVLRGISFSAEKGHVLSIIGASGSGKSTLLRCINHLVVPDQGEVHIAGEVLRSHRKRDGVVVSSDARQLERVRARLGMVFQSFNLWSHRSALHNVIEGPVHVQGIARDEAIAHAMQLLDKVGMADKRDAYPAELSGGQQQRVAIARALAMNPDVLLFDEPTSALDPEMVGEVLRVIRQLADEGRSMILVTHEMKFAREVSDHTLFMHNGLIEEEGPPAALFDQPQSPRLRQFLLPTQ
- a CDS encoding RNA polymerase factor sigma-54; amino-acid sequence: MTYELQARQQTTLTPRLQQSVKLLQMSTLDFSREVAEAIANNPFLEEQEESDGVTADKGQGTILPDNELHGQNHEDIIMGDAASDDSPGDDMPETQHIAPDTSESAASYSGDYPASRNNDHPDTDVGQWARSETSLHESLRADLCGYQLSERDRYMVEFIIEAIDDDGYLRVPFAELAEPSQFSPPASNEEWEVALRLVQQLAANGLGARNLAECLTLQLQGMPDDTPGRALAMTIVDGHLDRLGRCDYAGLAKSLHHPADDIQEACMLIRKLDPRPGRRYSNVDPACYVIPDVVVRKVGKLWVAVPNDDAIPQARLNNAYAQMFRETRYSERSLMAQALQEARWLMRSLEQRSSTIQRVAQAIVARQQTFFDYGEIALRPMMLSEIADELGMHESTVSRATSNKYLASPRGIFEFKHFFSRELATRTGGTCSAVAVRALIREMIDEENPKDPLSDVTLASKLAREGVIVARRTVSKYRAQIKYPPAEMRRAP
- a CDS encoding BON domain-containing protein, which translates into the protein MSNHQSGRGNRSHHDNRGDYDDSFADQRDPQHGMGNRPRHWQGKDSGEHGAYRDEPEFDRRSYGTGNQYGEAGAHARRQSQQRRRDGGFAPDDHGSDDFGRGNETVRDERDEPGRYSGAHAARPGQGLRSRSADPGQSSYGGFVNEDPRFQRQQLEHYEGGRGYPGYHHSAQGGQQAGSRSERQQHAYGGRPTMPKGYQRSDERLMDDVCERLSRRGLDVREVSVQVSAGTVSLEGSVADRRTKHAIEDCVDGVPGVQDVDNRIRITRDGGASASSRGE
- a CDS encoding glycosyltransferase, with translation MHRIAIVSEHASPIAQAGGVDSGGQNIYVANVARQLAALGHRVDVFTRLDNPYLPEEMDWDLGVRIVHVPAGPARTMPKEDLLAHMDDFGAWMANYVATRDEPYSLIHANFFMSAMASLPVARRAAIPLAVTFHALGRVRRQHQAEADRFPDARFRIEDDIVRHADRIIAECPQDRLDLIELYGADAERIDMVPCGYDHNEMRPMDQAGQRAELGWEADTFYLLQLGRMVPRKGIDNVISALSRLRKRYGVNARLCVVGGEAADSSTGDAPELARLKAVAQAEGVRDYVDFAGRKGRRLLSRYYGAADVFVTTPWYEPFGITPVEAMACARPVIGSDTGGIRYTVVDGDTGFLVPPKDPDALAARLALLAGNPALGKRMGAAGARRAKRLFTWEKVGSDLAQVFDELVPGTVTSAARPAWRAAQRLSA
- a CDS encoding SDR family oxidoreductase — protein: MGKDDFGTLQGRVVLVTGAGRGLGAAICETLAADGAYIVATDVNEESALSIVDKIKSASGEACGFQLDVGDEQQVQQVLAAAVQHCGRLDAVINNAGIDVTVGIRELDSADWDRVLRTNLTGPFLLAKHCLAHLAPGGHIVNIASTAARRAWPNASVYHASKWGLMGLTHALHAELRSVGVKVSAVIAGGMRTPFLLDRFPDIDASLLQDPLNVARAVKFVLTQPPETVIPEVMVLPMKETSWP
- a CDS encoding D-glycero-alpha-D-manno-heptose-1,7-bisphosphate 7-phosphatase, which gives rise to MTAAIFLDKDGTLLADVPYNVDPRRMQFAPGAKAGLARLGALGVPLIVVSNQPGVALGKFSIGDLVPMRRHLEQMFLLAGAKLDGFYYCPHHPQGVHPAYTIICDCRKPAPGLLTIAAQRRGIDLTSSWFVGDILDDVEAGRRAGCRTLLINNGNETEWRKSDWRTPDQMEPDLDAASRWICSQFSRQAERMWA
- a CDS encoding glycosyltransferase family 9 protein; translated protein: MTTSAMDWSKAQNILCVRLDNMGDVLMTTPAIRAIKTARAQRHLTLMASASGAVLRPHLTEVDDLIVYDAAWVKNDSSGNEADRAIIDTLAARQFDAAVIFTVFSQSALPAALMCHLAGIPRILAHARENPYRLLNPWVRDTEPQSGIRHEVQRQLDLVAAVGMACGNTQLSFQTREADRLALRAILRRHEVDAPGGWIVAHCGATAESRRYGAAGFARALSLLQQQGRTVLLTGTEAERGLIQSIRGRCAPGLAVVDLTGCLSLGQFACLIEDADLLISNNTGPVHIAAAVQTPVVDLYALTNPQHTPWQVAHRLLSHDVPCKYCYRSVCPQGDNACLNGVAPEAVARAACELLEETACTL
- a CDS encoding carbamoyltransferase family protein, encoding MHTLGINAAFHDCSAALVRDGLVVAAAEEERFTRIKHGKRPVPFSTWQLPYHAIDYCLQEAGIHLRDVDHIAYSFDPALLIPALAPDGRMSLPLEPSAARHVEGNGSPWDPLFLSYIINAPRQLVDGVPHHLQQRYAGTTLDHVMARWQFVEHHLSHEASAFLASPYQEAAVLTMDGRGERASTSYGHYRDGKYERLRQINLPHSLGLLYEEVTRYLGFLHSSDEYKVMALASYGRPAYVNEFREILRSDDAGGYTVEPSRLVARFGPARIRGASFDAQHMDIAHSLQQVLEETVLDMARWLHHTTQSPNLCMAGGVALNCVMNGRLAAEGPFDNIWVQPAAGDAGTSLGAALWVDSLNRETTDRSWEMDHAYLGPAFDDEEIEAFLQRSRTPYTRLDDIAEVTATLLADEKIIGWFQGRMEFGPRALGARSILASPRDSAMQSRLNELKDREDFRPVAPVVLAERAHEWFDARGKPSITAPFMLFVFDVLADKADQIPAVRHTDGTARVQTVTRGQHPVLHRLLQAFEQKTGVPVLVNTSFNTRGEPVVCTPRDALESFWTSPLDALVIGSFLVEKTR
- a CDS encoding glycosyltransferase family 2 protein, with translation MSAPVPVISVVVPTYQRPDLLERCLAALLKQTLARDAYEIIVCDDGPSRAAQDLAEAANERTEGRPQVRYFPVTRTQGPAGARNVGWQAARAELIAFTDDDTVPEPAWLEAGVQAMASGVEAAAGRIVMPLPERATDYERDAARLGEAEFATANVFVRRSALASVGGFDERYTQAWREDSDLHFSLLERGYTIVPAPGAVVIHPLRSARFAASISSQKKVMYDVLLYRNHPRLYRERIRRTPPWLYTAVTATLLAGVCSVLAGWQSLGFASLLVWAVLTLLFFFRRLRLSAFTLRNVGELLVSSLVIPPLSLFWRVVGARRFGLAFP